GCAATGACATGCCTCTTATCAGGCTTGCTAGCTCAGATACTCACTCCAAGCAGCTATGGACTTTTGCCTGTGCTGGTCTCaggttcatttcttcctttcttgttgTCTTTGTCTCCTACATGTACATTATTTCTGCCATCCTGAAGATGCACTCCGCTGAAGGCAGACGCAAGGCTTTTTCCACCTGTGGCTCCCACATGCTGGCAGTCACCATATTCTATGGGACCCTCATCTTTATGTACTTACAGCCAAGTTCTCATCATTCCCTTGACACAGATAAGATGGCCTCTGTCTTCTATACAGTGATCATTCCCATGTTGAACCCTTTAATCTACAGTCTTAGGAATAAGGAAGTGAAAGATGCCCTGATAAAAGTCATCATGAATAGAAACCAGGCTTTTATGTTCATGAAATTAAGAAAGTGacttaaatgaataaaaacagaattttcttcacagtctgatttttttctcttaagctaCCAAAATGCCTACTCTTAATACTGGATTTCTACATGTATGTTCATTGTGCaataaaattttctaaagatTTTCACTTAGAATGAGATTTCAGATATAAAAGTGCCCATTAGAATTTTTTGCCAATTCtctcattttcaaatgaaattatattaaaaaataattatttgctcCATAAGAATTTATAccaatgttttttatttctcaaatgaaTAATTGCATTGAATAATTGCATGAATAATTCAATCGACTTGAACTGTGTGTGGGCTTCCTGTAGCTTATTTGTCAATTAAATAAGGACAGCATTAAAAAATTTTGAGTGTTCTAAAATATTGAATACACAAAAGAGTAATAATAAATCATAAGCATTTGCACAAACCATTATCTGGGTATATAACTAGTTATAGGACAAAGGTTTCACCTTTCCACCACTTTAAAATCCCTGGTTCAGGATTCTCCAGTTCCATTAATCATATCCCATATGAAGAGCAAAGATGCACATGTACTTCTTTCCCTGATTTGCtagtttctttgaaaaatataacattataaaactgttccataattttaaattaatgaatgaattaataaaactgctccatatttatatatttaacaaattgcctttatttatttattttttttaaattgtctttgttCAGAAGAATAATACATCTGAAGTTTACCTTAGTCACTGATTTAACATGGCCTGGCATCTGGTCTGGTTTCTGAagactaattttttaatttaattttattttattttttaactttacaatattgtattggttttgccacacatcaaaatgaatccgccacaggtatacatgtgttccccatcctgaaccctcctccctcctctctgaaGACTAATTTTTAAGTGAACTTCTTTTTTTAAGGCCTATGAGATCTTGTTATATTTTTTCAAGTTATCTAAAAAAGGTGTAACTCAAGAATGGAATCCCAGGGGTATCATATATTCTAAATtaatatacacaaaataattGAAACGTCATAGATCATTTTCCAGTAGCAAGGATCCTATGCAATTATACTGGGCAGATCTCAGGTAAGTTGGCCATCACTGGATAAGGTGTAGTTTATAATGTGATGAGCACACTAGGCCATGCAGTCTAGCTTGGAAAAGAACACGTCTTGTAGTCAAAGGATCGACTTGAACTGTGTGTGGGCTTCCTGTAGCTTATTTGTCAATTAAATAAGGACAGCATTAAAAAATTTGGAGTGTTCTAAAATATTGAATACACAAAAGAGTAATAATAAATCATAAGCATTTGCACATCATCTCTCTTGCTAAAGAACCTGAATTCTAGTCCCAACTATACTATACGTGAGAGTCCAATTTATAAATGAGGATTAACGTTCACAACAGATAACTGtgatataaatagatagatatagatatacaggTATGCATATATAATTTCAGATAAGTGTAATGATAATTGAACAGTTTGCAATTACACAGAAAATGGTTTTGAGTTTGTAATTTGcatatcattttaatatatattaatgaatgtatatagtatgtgtgtgtgtgtgtgttcagttgctgttatgtctgactctttgcaacccaatggacagtagcccaccaggctgctctgtccatggaactgtcccggcaagagtacaggagtgtgttgtcatttcctactccagtggatcttcctgaccaaaaaATCGAATCTGTATCTGCTgcatctcctgagttggcaggcagattctttatcactagcaccacctgtgaagaccatatgtgtgagtgtgtgtgtgtgtgtgtgtgtgtgtgtgcatgtgtgtatgccaTTTGAATGTTTGATGAAACATAACCAGAGAAAGGAAATAGGGTATATATTTTGGTGAATCATAGAGATACAGGGTTGACTTAATCTACAGTTctcaaaagtttctttttttttgtctttctttaaacACATTTATCCACTATTTGAACATTTCAGTGGTTCCTGCAGCAAATTTTGAGTCTCTATTCTGTATACTCAAAGCCTGTCATTAATGTCTTTGAATTCACACTGTCCTGTCTTGGCAAGATGGAGCTTTTACCATGACACAGCTCTTCAATTAAAGAGCATAGATTCCTTGGTGTCTGAAAGCCCGAATCTGAATACTAGGTCTGACCTTTGAGGAGTCAAAATATCTCAGACACTTATGTACACCTCCATCTCTTCAACACTGTGAAGGTGAAACGAATAGCAAACTCTAAATCTATTGTCCTGAGACCAAGACTATAGATGAATTTCTTTTCTAAATGTCATTCTACCAAAAATAATGTTAAACTATGAATTTATTTGACTTAAACATAAATAACATGAATATATAAGATGAATATAGTAATTTAATATTGCTAAGCTCAATATTAAATTAAgctttatgtttaaatattttgtttatcatATGAAGTGGAATTCTGAAAACtatgttttcacttttctttgaagTTTCACATTTTTGTGAAAATTATGTTATAATTCTCATTACATAGCATTCTTCTACCTATTGTAATAGAAGACATTGTCACAATcataaaaaaaatccaatatcATCTTTTCACTAAACATATTGGTTTAGATACACTTTCATACTTTATACATAACTATATTACATAACTATATTTCACCTTTTCTTTCATTGCATTGGCTAGCACATTAAGAATAATATTTAGTAAGAGTCATGATTGTCTTAATTCTAGTTGAAATGCCTTGTGTTTCATCTTAATATATTACTCTTAATATATTCATGGCCATCTCTTtaactcttaaaatatttatcctGCTATACTACCTATGATGCTGGAATTTTGTATACATGGTATCCTATATTTTAATTCAAGATATTCTGTCTTCCTTAACAAATATCCTGTCTACTGATTGTGTTGGAATTCCTGCCTGCAGCAAGTCCCTTCAAATCCAAAGCAGGCAGCACTGAAATCTGAGAATGGCCTGTTGACCAGTGAGGATTTTTCTCTCCAATATGGTCACCATAAAATaaacatgagccaattccttaatcCACAACGTGAAAGAGTACCTGCGATGGATGTTCTGCAGATAACAGTATGATATGCGTCTATATACAATTCATGGCCAAACACAATAATTCAGAAGTAACTGAATTCATCCTCTTGGGACTCACAGACAATCCTGAGCTTCAAGCCCTTCTTTTTGGGATCTTTTTAGTGATCTACTTAATTAGTGTCATGGGTAATCTTGGATTAATCATGCTAATTTGTGTCAGTCCTCAGCTTCATACAGCTATGTATTATTTCCTTAGCCACCTagcttttgttgatttttgctataccTACTCGGTCACTCCTAACACTCTGGTGAACTTCCTCCAAGAAACTAAAAGAATATCCTTACCTGCTTGTGCCATTCAGTTGTTTTGCTTTATCATGTTTGTGGTGTGTGAGTTGTATATGCTCTCAGTCATGGCTTATGACAGGTATGTGGCCATTTGTAATCCTTTACTCTATACCATTGTCGTGAACAAAAAGGTCTGTATTCAGATGGTGCTTAGCACATATCTGTATAGCTTTTCTGTGGGACTCCTACAAGCAACTCTTACATTCCACTTATCTTTCTGTCATTCAAACATAATAAATCACTTCTACTGTGACGATGTCCCCTTGGTTGCCCTGGCCTGTCATGAAACCCATCACAAATATATCAAAAAGTTTTTATTGTTCACACTTGCTGGGTTCaatatctttttctctctttttattgtcCTTGTCTCCTATGTATTCATTCTATTTGCCATTCTAAGGATTAAATCAGCTGAAGGCAGAAAAAAGGCATTTTCTACTTGCGCTTCCCACTTGACTTCCATCACTATATTTTATGGAACGATCATCTTCATGTATATGCAACCAGAAAGAAGCCATTCCTTGCATACTGATAAAATATCTTCTGTATTCTATATAGTGGTAATTCCCATGCTAAATCCTCTCATATACAGCCTGAGGAACAAGGAAGTAAAAAATGCTTTGAAGAGAACTATGGAAAAAGTGTATTCTAATATAATATAAGTGATCCATGCTTTAACTGAAAGCCTTCACATTTAGGagcccccgccccccaaaaaaagcaaataagcaaAAAACAAATAGTTTTTCTGCATGATCATGCCTTTAGTAACATGCTTTCTAACACTgcaatatttaaaaagtgaaagtggtagtgTTGTCtcatcctgtccgactctttgcgacccatggactgtaacccaccaggctcctctgcccaaggaatcctccaggcaagaagactggagtgagttccattcccttctcctgtggatcttcctgacacagggatggagccaatctcctgcattgctggcagattctttaccatctgagccaccaagtgaAAGTTAATACAGAAGATACAtttagtttctaattttatttttattattttgtaaattataacTTCTGATAATgttgaatatgcattggaaagactgatgctgaagctgaacctccaatattttggtcaactgatgtgaagagctaattcactggaaaagaccctgatgcttgtaaagattgaaggcagtaagagaagagaacaacagaggatgagatggttggatggcattctcaattcaatggatgtgagtctgagcaaactccaggagataaggaaggacagcGAAGCATAGAGTGCTATAGTCTACTATAATATAAGTCTATATATAGTCTACTATAATATAAGTCTACTATAGTGCTATAGTCTACTATAATATAAGTCTATATAAGACTATAATATAATATAGTCtactataatataatataatatggggttgcaaaggttgTACATGGTTAGTGATTGAACTACAACAGCAATATTGAAAGATATGAGTCTGAAATAAGTTCAGTTGCAAATAGTGGGTTGAATTTTCTTTTGTAGATCActtaaaatctctctctttttttcatagtGGAATTTTGACTTGAATGCTTCAATTCATAAATTTTACATGATAAAAATCATATTGTCTTTAGATTACTAAAGCAGCTTTCAATTAATAGTATGATATAAAatacactcatgcacacacacacacatatacacacacacagagtaagaagaatctgaaaagaactgTTGATTCTAAAACTCTAACATGGACACTGATATCAACACTGACAGAAAATCTAACTTAAAAAGACTGAAACAGTAACTTGAATTTTAACAAGGGAAGCATGTCCTTCTGCAAAGAGTAAGGTCTACAGATCCAATAATATAGTTAATCTGCTGATTTTTACTGAAGTTATTTGGTCTTTGAAGAATGTCCTTGCTTTGAGTAACATACACCTATGACCATATGAAAACAATTACACTGAACATATAAACTGCCTTggagaatataattattttaacaagACTAATGAgcagaatatttattttcatttattttgtctttaattttattcataaatgtCATTGATTTCTGAGAAAATTCTTTGGCTAGATTTATTcccagatattttattctttttattcaattgttaatgagattgttttcttaattcctATGATGATTCATTATCACTATATAGAAATAtaacagatttttatttattaaatttgtgTCCATCAATTTTATTCATTGGtgagttctatcagttttttggTGACCTGTTGGAATGTTTTATACAGAAAATCATATCCTCTGCCACTGTTCCTTTCAAAAGAAGATATTTCATTGaaggtttttgcatctatgtccatcATGGATATTAACCTGTAATTATCTCTTTTGGTagtgtctttatctggttttggtatcaaggccATAACTGCCTTGTAAAATGAGGttgcagggaaatgcaaattaaagccacaatgagatattacctcacatctgtcagaatgactattaccaaaaatgtaacaaataacaaatgctgccAATAAAATAGAGAGGacacccttgtgcactgttgataCAGCAACTACAGAAAAGAGTAGGAGACTCCTCAAGAAACTAATAGTAGATATCAAGTGATCAGAACTTCATTTCTGGGTATTGttctaaaggaaacaaaacagtaatttgaaaagatatatacacctttatgttcactgcagaattatttacaataaccgaTTTATGAAAGTATCATAAATATCCAtcaaagaaaatggaattttactcagccattaaaagaaaaagaatgacatcCTGTCATTTGTGATAACGTGGGTTAACCTAGGGGGTATTATGCTACGTGAAATGTCAGATGGAAAGAGACAAATACCGTACAATTCAACCGCCATGTGAAATCTAAAGAAACACATAGTAAAACAGAGAATAAGAAGTTTCTTGACGAAAGTGGAGTGGGGAGATGTGTGAACAAGGTGAGAGACCTTAAGAAGAACAATCCTCCAGTCACAAAATGAATGAGTCTCTGTGTGAAATGCAGCCATCGTGGGGCATATAATCCATTGCACTGCAACTCAAGCGTATGGTAACAGACAGTGACTAGACAAGCCACGGTGACTGTTTTGTAACATGTAAGAGTACTCAGTCACTATGTTGTGCAGATGGAACCAACGCAGTGTTGTAAGTCAGTtagtttgttattgttgttcagtcacccagttgtgtctgactctttgcgatccccttgactgcaacaccccaggcttccctgtccctcaccgtctcctggagttggaccaagttcaagtccattgcatcagtgatgccatccagccatctcatcctcttatgccctcttctccttcttccctcagtCTTTACTCAAATCAGTgacttttccgatgagtcaactatttgcatcagttcagttcacttcagtcgctcagtcatgtctaactctttaggaccccatggactgcagcacgccaggcttccctgtccatcaccaactcccagagcttgctcaaacccatgtccatcaagtcgatgatgtcacacaaccatctcatcctctgtcatccacttctcatcctgccttcaatctttcccagcatcagggtctttttaaatgagtcagttctttgcatcaggtggccaaattattggagcttcagcttcagtatcagtccctccaatggctatccaggactgatttcctttagggtggattggcttgatctccttgcagtccaacagactcacaagagtcttctccaacaccacagtttcaaagcatcaatctttcagctctcagccttttttatggtccaactctcacatcagatgaccaaaacactggagcttcagcatcactcctttcaatgagtattctataattcaacttaaaaaaaataaagaaagaaaaagtaggcACTGGGATAAAAGCAAATGAAGGTT
This sequence is a window from Bubalus kerabau isolate K-KA32 ecotype Philippines breed swamp buffalo chromosome 15, PCC_UOA_SB_1v2, whole genome shotgun sequence. Protein-coding genes within it:
- the LOC129627935 gene encoding olfactory receptor 5AL1-like, with amino-acid sequence MAKHNNSEVTEFILLGLTDNPELQALLFGIFLVIYLISVMGNLGLIMLICVSPQLHTAMYYFLSHLAFVDFCYTYSVTPNTLVNFLQETKRISLPACAIQLFCFIMFVVCELYMLSVMAYDRYVAICNPLLYTIVVNKKVCIQMVLSTYLYSFSVGLLQATLTFHLSFCHSNIINHFYCDDVPLVALACHETHHKYIKKFLLFTLAGFNIFFSLFIVLVSYVFILFAILRIKSAEGRKKAFSTCASHLTSITIFYGTIIFMYMQPERSHSLHTDKISSVFYIVVIPMLNPLIYSLRNKEVKNALKRTMEKVYSNII